ACAAGCTTATGGTTTGACGCCAACGGCCAGAGCAACGGAACTACACGACGCTATTCAACCCATTCTTGACTCCTTATCGGATTTAATGAGCCCTAGCTCATTGAATCTGAAAACCTTAGACAGACGTTTCAAACTACGGGTTGATGAGGGTGATCTAGAAAATTTTATTGAACCTCTATTGGCGTCAATGCAATACGAAGCACCACAAGTATGTTTGTCGATCAGTTCATGGGGGGAATCGCATTTCGAAGAGATTACCTCAGGTAACGCTGACATTGGTATCATGCGTGTCAGTGATACGCCCAACAACGTTCGAAGCAAACTAATAGGTTACCTAGATTCCTGCATTATTTTGAGCGAAGCTCACCCTCTTTACCAACAAAATAAAGTGACGGTATCTGAGCTTTTAGAACATAAAGTGGTGACACATCATTTACGCAGTGATCATAAAAATTCTTTTACCAAAACCGAGCAAAAATTAAAACAACGCGGCCATAATATACGCGCATCACTAGAGACAGATAGTCTTATGGTCGCTATGCAAGCAGTGAAAAGAGGTTTGGCTCTTGTAACTTCCCGTTCCATCGGAGATTTATTTTTGCAAGTAATGGGTGAAAAAAGTAATTTCTATCCTGTCAAATTGGTTGAAATTCCAGATGAAGTAATTGAACTGGATGAATACAATGGTCGTCATCCCATTCACATTTGTTGGCATGAAAGGTTCAATAACGACTTGGCGCACCGTTGGCTTAGGGAAAAAATCATCACCTTTATGCGTGAATCTCCTTGGATGCATCCCCCAACCTAGTTACTTCTACTTATAGTTACTTCTACTTATAGTTACTTCGGTCTAAAATGGTAATGCCAACTAAACTATTTCGCGTTGCGAGTGCTGCGAATCCACTCAAAACGCGGAATGACTTCGCCGTTCACCTCAACACTTTCTGAAAACATCTCTTTTGGTCTTGCCCACCAGCCAAACTCACCATACAAAGCCTGATACACCACCAACTCTTCTTCTGTCTCACTGTGTTTTACCACGCGCTCAACCCAATACTCAGCGCCTTTATAATGTTGATAAACGCCTGACTTCACCATGAAAACACCTCTTTATTACCAAAATACGACCCCAAATAGCCAAATATTGGAAATCCAAGTCGCAAATACGAAAAAAGCAAACTTACCAAGTTCAGGGAAGTAGGTAATAATTCCCTTATCAAAAACAATTAGGTTGCCCAATGTATCTTGTTCGCCCCGCTGACTTCGCAGATCTCCCCGCCTTGGAACGCATTGCCAAGCAAGCTGGTATAGGTTTTACTAACCTACCGGCCAATCGAGATCGCCTAAATGACAAGATTGCGACGTCAAAACGCTCACTGCAAGCAGACATCAGCCAGCCGGGAGATGAATCCTACTTGTTTGTGCTAGTAGATACCAGCCGAAATAAGGTGGTCGGCTGTTGTGGTATCGATGCCATGGTAGGTACCGATACACCTTTTTATAGTTATCGGATTGATGAAGTGGTGCATGCTTCACCTCAATTGCAAATTCATAATCGTATCCCAGCTTTGTTTCTATGCCATG
The window above is part of the Marinomonas sp. THO17 genome. Proteins encoded here:
- a CDS encoding LysR family transcriptional regulator, giving the protein MHLDEILKLDIKLLVAFVTIMKEGSVSRAAEQLGVTQPALSKSLQRLRELFKDTLFTRQAYGLTPTARATELHDAIQPILDSLSDLMSPSSLNLKTLDRRFKLRVDEGDLENFIEPLLASMQYEAPQVCLSISSWGESHFEEITSGNADIGIMRVSDTPNNVRSKLIGYLDSCIILSEAHPLYQQNKVTVSELLEHKVVTHHLRSDHKNSFTKTEQKLKQRGHNIRASLETDSLMVAMQAVKRGLALVTSRSIGDLFLQVMGEKSNFYPVKLVEIPDEVIELDEYNGRHPIHICWHERFNNDLAHRWLREKIITFMRESPWMHPPT
- a CDS encoding DUF1653 domain-containing protein, with protein sequence MVKSGVYQHYKGAEYWVERVVKHSETEEELVVYQALYGEFGWWARPKEMFSESVEVNGEVIPRFEWIRSTRNAK